In one Streptomyces sp. NBC_00597 genomic region, the following are encoded:
- a CDS encoding type 1 glutamine amidotransferase domain-containing protein, giving the protein MKILVVMTAKATLHLLDGEQHPSGFWAEEFVVPYTLFKAAGHTVDVATIGGQAPTVDQTSIDPKFLQWVRPQGSPDEDAANAAEYVRVIESTPQLTHPIALESLGEKDIAEYDGIYVSGGHGAIGDLPHSDELAQVLRWAIAQDKPLATVCHGHTSLLALRDGEGRWPFEGYRMTAFSHSEEMVTNMAGRLPLILEAELTRLGARYEKAEKIWDSHVVVDRRLTTGQNPYSSKALAETFLTQLAKG; this is encoded by the coding sequence ATGAAGATTCTCGTCGTCATGACGGCCAAGGCAACGCTCCATCTGTTGGACGGGGAACAGCATCCTTCGGGATTCTGGGCCGAGGAATTCGTCGTTCCCTACACCCTCTTCAAGGCCGCAGGCCACACCGTGGACGTGGCGACGATAGGGGGCCAGGCCCCCACGGTCGACCAGACCAGCATCGACCCCAAGTTCCTCCAGTGGGTCCGCCCCCAGGGCTCGCCGGACGAGGACGCGGCCAACGCCGCCGAGTACGTGAGAGTCATCGAGAGCACCCCCCAGCTCACCCACCCCATCGCCCTGGAGTCCCTGGGCGAGAAGGACATCGCCGAGTACGACGGCATCTACGTCAGCGGCGGCCACGGCGCGATCGGAGACCTGCCCCACTCCGACGAACTCGCGCAGGTCCTGCGCTGGGCCATCGCCCAGGACAAGCCGCTCGCCACCGTCTGCCACGGCCACACCTCCCTGCTCGCGCTGCGCGACGGCGAAGGCCGCTGGCCGTTCGAGGGCTACCGGATGACGGCGTTCTCGCACAGCGAGGAGATGGTCACGAACATGGCCGGCCGCCTCCCGCTGATCCTTGAGGCCGAGCTCACCCGCCTCGGCGCGCGCTACGAGAAGGCCGAGAAGATCTGGGACTCGCACGTGGTCGTCGACCGAAGGCTCACCACCGGCCAGAACCCATACTCCTCCAAGGCCCTTGCCGAGACGTTCCTGACACAGCTCGCCAAGGGCTAG
- a CDS encoding MinD/ParA family protein — protein sequence MTRTIVVHSHRGGTGKSSVLANLALLIAGQGRRVGVVDTDIQSPTLDLLFRLGPGPSLADYLLGRCEIEATAQQVAVPGLYVVPARTGTAALRELMTSGYDVGLLPEGFDRLAGHYGLDVLLLDTHAGLNNESVTAMASADVLMIMARADRIDLSGVEETIALAGRLACRRALVMSMAPEGVDGEQVRRRAEEVYGAPLAGILPYVPEMAALYGERIFAEAHPDHPLVGEFRTIISALDAPHEVSRA from the coding sequence ATGACCCGGACCATCGTGGTGCACTCGCACCGCGGCGGGACCGGAAAGTCCTCGGTACTGGCGAACCTCGCCCTGCTCATCGCGGGTCAGGGGCGCCGGGTGGGGGTGGTCGACACGGACATCCAGTCGCCCACCCTGGACCTGCTCTTCCGGCTCGGCCCGGGTCCCTCCCTGGCCGACTACCTGCTCGGACGCTGCGAGATCGAAGCCACGGCCCAGCAGGTCGCCGTGCCCGGGCTGTACGTCGTACCGGCCCGGACCGGGACCGCGGCCCTGCGCGAGCTCATGACGAGCGGCTACGACGTGGGGCTGCTGCCGGAGGGCTTCGACCGGCTGGCCGGGCACTACGGGCTCGACGTGCTGCTGCTCGACACGCACGCCGGGCTGAACAACGAGTCGGTGACCGCCATGGCGAGCGCCGACGTACTGATGATCATGGCCCGGGCCGACCGGATCGACCTGTCCGGGGTCGAGGAGACCATCGCCCTGGCCGGGCGGCTGGCCTGCCGGCGGGCTCTGGTCATGAGCATGGCCCCCGAGGGCGTCGACGGCGAACAGGTCCGCCGCCGTGCCGAGGAGGTGTACGGCGCCCCCCTGGCCGGAATCCTTCCTTATGTCCCGGAAATGGCGGCCCTGTACGGCGAGCGCATATTCGCCGAAGCCCATCCCGACCACCCACTGGTCGGTGAATTCCGCACCATCATCTCCGCGTTGGACGCACCTCACGAAGTATCGCGCGCCTGA